One Terriglobia bacterium DNA segment encodes these proteins:
- a CDS encoding YncE family protein: MFSFWSKAGLAVLLTVVLLSLGCNDVYRPIVTPIPLPGGDPSGADYVAVLNQNPSGDRDVVSFLDVSGDTNIGNRQVGPGAAWMTWTAGKSAVIVPNSTLDTSTQTSYATSVVGTASLLSGSDPVYAYSRSGSYMYILNRGTNSDCPSSGSIGVLLTSSNSLQTDICVGPHPTFFTQTPDGQRLIVLDDTLNQAWIINVVSNTIEAKLPVGTSPAWAVVSPNSSTAYVVNKGSGDMTVLDIANDAVRNASIATNGSSPVYIAMDTKRTRVYVSNQGSDSVSVFDISGVTPVQLTAPVSVGSGASPYSIAVLADGSAVFVADTATNVVTRIDGNSFLPTQIPISQVAGSKVTWVAASIAGARVYATFTEPTDMNNGTAIIRTSDNALVATIDAPRQDVPSCDPTVATCNPARMRPVLVMGRQ; the protein is encoded by the coding sequence ATGTTCTCTTTTTGGTCAAAGGCCGGTTTGGCGGTGCTGCTGACGGTGGTGCTGCTGAGCCTGGGCTGTAATGATGTCTACCGTCCCATCGTCACTCCAATCCCGCTTCCGGGCGGCGACCCCAGCGGCGCTGACTACGTTGCCGTGTTGAACCAGAACCCTTCTGGCGATCGCGACGTAGTCTCGTTTCTCGACGTCAGCGGCGATACCAATATCGGGAACCGGCAGGTCGGGCCGGGTGCGGCGTGGATGACGTGGACAGCAGGCAAGTCGGCGGTCATTGTTCCGAATTCGACGCTGGATACTTCCACCCAGACTTCGTATGCGACTTCGGTCGTTGGGACTGCATCGCTTCTGTCGGGTTCGGATCCGGTGTATGCGTATTCACGCAGCGGTTCGTACATGTACATACTGAATCGCGGAACGAATTCGGATTGTCCGAGCAGCGGGTCGATCGGTGTGCTGCTGACGAGCAGCAATTCATTGCAGACCGATATCTGTGTCGGGCCGCATCCGACGTTTTTCACGCAGACGCCCGACGGCCAGCGGCTGATTGTGCTGGACGATACGCTCAACCAGGCGTGGATTATCAACGTCGTCTCCAACACCATTGAGGCCAAGCTTCCAGTGGGAACAAGCCCGGCGTGGGCGGTGGTGAGCCCGAACAGCAGCACGGCGTACGTGGTGAACAAGGGCAGCGGCGACATGACGGTCCTGGACATCGCGAACGATGCCGTTCGGAACGCCAGTATTGCGACGAATGGAAGTTCGCCGGTGTACATTGCGATGGACACGAAGCGCACGCGGGTTTACGTCTCAAACCAGGGCAGCGATTCTGTCTCCGTTTTCGATATTTCGGGTGTGACGCCGGTGCAATTGACGGCGCCGGTAAGCGTCGGATCGGGCGCCTCACCTTATTCAATCGCGGTTCTGGCGGACGGTTCGGCAGTCTTCGTTGCGGACACGGCGACCAACGTGGTGACGCGGATCGACGGGAATAGTTTCTTGCCGACGCAAATTCCAATTTCGCAGGTGGCCGGATCGAAGGTCACGTGGGTGGCGGCTTCGATCGCGGGCGCGAGAGTTTACGCAACCTTCACGGAACCAACCGACATGAATAATGGGACGGCCATCATCCGGACCTCGGATAATGCACTGGTGGCGACGATCGATGCGCCGCGACAGGATGTGCCGAGCTGCGATCCGACGGTGGCGACGTGCAATCCGGCCAGGATGAGGCCAGTGCTGGTGATGGGAAGACAGTAA
- a CDS encoding DUF92 domain-containing protein, translating into MESLPPTVFLAAVMTHNSLFVAPLTGEIAALARVLPAFAVTIVFALLAWGMRGVTARGALAGFLCTFFIATAAGYGGFVTVLVVFALTLFATHFGQHRKLAAGIAELKGGRRGYQVLANLSAAAIVAVPAIFSPRVAPLLFAAMTAALCEAASDTVSSEIGKAVARRSHLITNLHSVAAGADGGITFQGTLAGIIAAWIIAAVAASLNVISDYWIFPAMIAGVVGMLFDSVLGATLQRPGRLGNDSVNFISTALAACLTLGYGLLLMS; encoded by the coding sequence GTGGAATCTTTGCCGCCAACCGTCTTTTTAGCCGCTGTTATGACCCATAACAGCCTGTTTGTAGCGCCGTTAACGGGCGAAATTGCAGCCTTGGCGCGGGTCCTACCCGCGTTCGCCGTTACTATTGTGTTCGCACTCCTGGCATGGGGAATGCGCGGGGTAACCGCCCGCGGAGCCCTCGCCGGCTTCCTCTGTACCTTCTTTATCGCCACGGCTGCTGGTTACGGAGGCTTCGTAACGGTTCTCGTGGTCTTCGCGCTGACGCTGTTCGCGACACATTTCGGCCAGCATCGGAAACTGGCGGCGGGGATCGCCGAACTGAAAGGTGGACGGCGGGGTTATCAGGTGCTCGCCAACCTCTCAGCCGCCGCGATAGTCGCGGTTCCGGCCATCTTCTCTCCGCGAGTCGCACCGCTGCTGTTCGCAGCGATGACTGCAGCGCTGTGCGAGGCGGCATCCGATACAGTCTCCAGCGAGATTGGTAAAGCCGTCGCCCGGCGGTCGCACCTCATCACCAATTTGCACTCGGTTGCGGCGGGTGCAGATGGCGGAATCACGTTCCAGGGGACCCTGGCGGGCATCATTGCGGCGTGGATCATCGCGGCAGTGGCGGCGTCATTGAATGTGATCTCGGATTATTGGATCTTTCCGGCCATGATTGCCGGAGTGGTGGGGATGCTGTTCGACAGCGTTCTCGGCGCGACGCTGCAGCGGCCGGGAAGGCTGGGCAACGACTCGGTCAATTTCATCAGTACAGCGTTGGCGGCGTGCTTGACGCTTGGATATGGTTTGTTGCTGATGTCGTAG
- a CDS encoding SpoIIE family protein phosphatase, which produces MATLEVSFLHNQLEERKRRLQQAIALVPGDGSLAALLREVDSALNRMDKGTYGYCEECHEPVEQVRLLADPLVRYCLDHLSASQRTALQRDLDLAAEVQRNLLPKPNLRAGVWETCYHYAPLGPVSGDYLDLIPSDGRLFFALGDVSGKGVAASMLMTQLHAMFRSLTAMSLPLRDIVTHANRLFCESALAGQYATLICGQAKPDGQVEIHNAGHLPAIATGQGGVLRLESTGLPLGMFCEAEFAPTRLQLDPGDSLFLYTDGLSEARCADDEYGVERIVSLIGKQSGRAPADLIGACLGDVRNFVGSEPYSDDLTMLSIQRKQ; this is translated from the coding sequence ATGGCTACACTCGAGGTCAGTTTCCTGCACAACCAACTCGAAGAGCGCAAACGCCGTCTGCAGCAGGCGATTGCCCTGGTGCCGGGCGACGGCAGCCTCGCCGCGCTCCTCCGGGAAGTCGATTCTGCGCTCAACCGCATGGACAAAGGCACTTACGGTTACTGCGAGGAGTGCCACGAACCGGTCGAGCAGGTCCGATTGCTGGCCGATCCGCTGGTCCGGTATTGCCTTGACCATCTCTCGGCGTCGCAGCGAACGGCGCTTCAGCGCGACCTCGATCTCGCAGCCGAAGTGCAGCGCAACCTGTTGCCCAAGCCGAACCTTCGGGCGGGCGTCTGGGAAACCTGCTATCACTATGCACCGCTCGGTCCGGTCAGTGGCGATTACCTGGACCTGATTCCTTCCGATGGAAGGCTGTTCTTCGCGCTCGGCGATGTCTCCGGCAAAGGGGTTGCTGCCTCGATGCTGATGACGCAGCTACATGCGATGTTCCGCAGCCTGACTGCCATGTCGCTGCCGCTGCGCGACATCGTCACGCACGCAAATCGGCTGTTCTGCGAGAGCGCGCTTGCGGGACAGTACGCAACGCTCATCTGTGGGCAGGCGAAGCCTGATGGGCAGGTTGAGATCCACAACGCCGGACATCTTCCGGCAATTGCCACCGGACAAGGCGGCGTGCTGCGCCTGGAATCGACCGGATTGCCGCTGGGGATGTTCTGCGAGGCGGAATTCGCGCCGACGCGATTACAGCTCGATCCTGGAGACTCGCTGTTCCTCTATACCGATGGTCTCTCGGAAGCGCGCTGCGCCGACGATGAGTACGGCGTCGAACGGATCGTATCGCTGATCGGCAAGCAATCGGGACGCGCGCCAGCGGATCTCATCGGCGCTTGCCTCGGCGACGTGCGGAACTTCGTGGGTTCAGAACCTTATTCCGATGATCTGACGATGCTGAGCATTCAGCGCAAGCAGTAA
- a CDS encoding Ku protein: MPASVWTGYLTFGLISMPVRLFSGARDERVSFHMLHRKDLSRVKQQLICAEDGEVVERDDIVKGYEFRKGEYVVIDPEEIKRIEPKTAKAMEILEFVPSSEVDPLYFDASYYLRPEEAGKRPYALLSKAMEQTRYVAIAKLTMHNREYTVFLRPHEGGLMLHTMYYEDEVRHMEETGTENVELKEAEVKIAHQLIEALAADFEPEKYHDTFQENLKELIQAKLEGKEVAEVEKPKKMEPAVDLMSALKASLDKMDKKKPQRVEHVEAAERTHAAAKKKPGKKRGAA; the protein is encoded by the coding sequence ATGCCTGCCTCAGTTTGGACGGGGTATCTGACCTTCGGCCTCATTTCCATGCCCGTGCGCCTGTTTTCCGGCGCGCGCGACGAACGTGTCTCTTTCCACATGCTTCACCGCAAGGACCTCTCGCGCGTGAAGCAGCAGCTCATCTGCGCCGAAGACGGCGAAGTCGTCGAACGCGACGACATCGTCAAAGGCTACGAGTTCCGCAAGGGCGAATATGTCGTCATCGATCCCGAGGAGATCAAGAGGATCGAGCCGAAGACCGCCAAGGCCATGGAGATCCTCGAGTTCGTTCCCTCCAGCGAAGTCGATCCGCTCTACTTCGACGCCTCTTACTACCTGCGTCCCGAAGAGGCCGGTAAGCGTCCGTACGCGCTGCTCAGCAAGGCCATGGAGCAGACCAGGTACGTTGCCATCGCGAAACTCACCATGCACAACCGCGAATACACGGTCTTCCTCCGTCCGCACGAAGGCGGATTGATGCTGCACACCATGTACTACGAAGACGAAGTTCGTCACATGGAGGAGACCGGAACCGAGAACGTCGAGCTGAAAGAAGCCGAGGTCAAAATCGCGCACCAGCTCATTGAGGCTCTCGCCGCCGACTTCGAGCCGGAAAAGTATCACGACACCTTCCAGGAAAACCTGAAAGAGTTGATCCAGGCGAAGCTCGAAGGCAAAGAAGTCGCCGAAGTCGAGAAGCCGAAGAAGATGGAACCCGCCGTCGACCTCATGTCAGCACTGAAAGCGAGCCTCGACAAAATGGATAAGAAGAAGCCGCAGCGCGTCGAGCATGTCGAAGCCGCCGAGCGAACCCACGCCGCAGCAAAAAAGAAGCCGGGGAAGAAGCGCGGAGCCGCGTAA
- a CDS encoding glycoside hydrolase family 75 protein has product MNSARGAAGWTSLPILISAVTFGIVLLLAPSCLASQEPPCHNGSGKAEFLSHHSGLLVFRAGMTIDADGSPHAYSPVPGAGLDALHNAGSPGHWDGILTDDGEPVVQGPDDPAPGYYISQTALEDESQSSRSQRRFVNSEEIPYISLPRCISGPRLGDVAIVVNSHNGRWSPAILADEGPTTGEGSIALAKALDVNADPLHGGIDGGIVYIVFKKSGIGSAMGTDDMLKIVQDKLADPDIQDSVSDAVGSILDVSAMLEPGGGDVQASDTAEPAE; this is encoded by the coding sequence TTGAACTCAGCGCGCGGAGCTGCCGGTTGGACGTCGTTGCCAATTCTGATCAGTGCCGTGACGTTCGGAATCGTTCTTTTGCTGGCGCCGTCGTGCCTGGCTTCGCAAGAACCTCCGTGCCACAACGGCTCGGGGAAGGCCGAGTTTCTCTCCCATCATTCCGGGCTCCTGGTCTTCCGCGCCGGAATGACAATAGATGCCGACGGCAGTCCTCACGCGTATTCTCCCGTACCCGGCGCAGGTCTCGACGCGCTGCATAACGCCGGTAGCCCGGGGCATTGGGACGGGATTTTGACCGATGACGGCGAGCCTGTCGTGCAAGGCCCCGACGATCCCGCACCCGGCTACTACATCTCGCAAACGGCGCTCGAAGACGAAAGCCAGTCCAGCAGAAGCCAGCGACGATTCGTCAACTCAGAAGAGATCCCCTACATTTCTCTGCCTCGTTGCATTTCCGGGCCGCGGTTGGGCGACGTCGCGATCGTCGTCAACAGCCATAACGGACGATGGAGCCCAGCAATCCTCGCCGACGAAGGCCCGACCACAGGCGAAGGCTCCATCGCTTTGGCTAAAGCGCTGGACGTGAACGCTGACCCGTTACACGGGGGGATCGATGGCGGCATCGTCTACATCGTTTTCAAAAAGTCGGGTATCGGTAGTGCAATGGGAACCGACGATATGCTCAAAATCGTTCAGGACAAACTGGCCGATCCCGATATCCAGGACTCAGTCAGCGACGCCGTCGGTTCCATCCTCGACGTCAGTGCAATGCTGGAACCGGGCGGAGGCGACGTCCAGGCTTCCGACACCGCCGAGCCTGCCGAGTAG
- a CDS encoding Bax inhibitor-1/YccA family protein produces MRTANPALSDRAFRDATAGSFEDRMTIEGTVNKTGLLLICAIATAAWTWHLFMQSRDAAVLGPLTLIGAIGGLVFAMVTIFKKTWAPVTAPIYALLEGLVLGGVSAMFEVRFPGIAIQAVSLTFGTLVVLLLVYRARWIPVTQNFRLGIVAATGGIFFVYLITMVLGFFGIHFGSSIYGSGIVGIGFSIFVVIIAALNLVLDFDFIERGAQSGAPKYMEWYGAFGLMVTLIWLYFEILRLLAKGRQR; encoded by the coding sequence ATGAGAACGGCGAACCCGGCCCTGAGCGACCGCGCGTTCCGCGACGCGACGGCAGGTTCATTTGAAGACCGAATGACGATCGAGGGGACGGTCAACAAGACCGGGCTACTCCTGATATGTGCCATCGCTACCGCTGCGTGGACCTGGCATCTGTTCATGCAGTCACGGGATGCGGCGGTCCTCGGCCCATTGACATTGATTGGGGCTATCGGTGGCCTCGTGTTTGCGATGGTCACCATCTTCAAAAAGACTTGGGCGCCGGTCACCGCGCCGATCTACGCACTGCTGGAAGGACTTGTGCTCGGCGGCGTCTCTGCGATGTTCGAGGTTCGATTCCCCGGAATCGCGATCCAGGCGGTGAGCCTCACGTTTGGGACGCTGGTCGTCCTACTCCTCGTTTACCGCGCGCGGTGGATTCCCGTTACCCAGAACTTCCGGCTCGGCATAGTTGCGGCTACCGGCGGAATCTTCTTCGTCTACCTGATCACGATGGTGCTGGGATTCTTCGGCATCCACTTCGGCTCCTCGATCTACGGTTCCGGAATTGTCGGGATAGGATTCAGCATCTTTGTGGTGATCATTGCTGCGCTGAACCTTGTGCTGGATTTCGATTTCATCGAACGCGGGGCACAGTCGGGCGCGCCAAAATACATGGAGTGGTACGGCGCCTTCGGCCTGATGGTCACCCTGATCTGGTTGTATTTCGAGATACTGCGGTTGCTGGCCAAGGGGAGACAGCGATAA